The following are encoded in a window of Deinococcus reticulitermitis genomic DNA:
- a CDS encoding type II toxin-antitoxin system VapC family toxin, with product MTSCIDTNVLSALLAAEPTAPAIAKALNTLRRAGPLIIHGSVYAELLAAPGNTQDHLGFLLQRGQIQVDWNTSEPVWQMSGQAYGRYAGRRAKSGGGPPRRILADFLIGAHALSLGATLVTLDETHYRTAYPALSLIIP from the coding sequence GTGACCTCGTGCATCGACACCAACGTCCTGAGTGCGCTGCTCGCGGCTGAACCCACGGCGCCCGCCATCGCCAAAGCCCTGAATACCCTGCGGCGGGCGGGACCCCTCATCATCCACGGCAGCGTATATGCCGAACTGCTGGCCGCGCCCGGTAACACACAGGACCATCTGGGCTTCCTGCTTCAGCGCGGGCAGATCCAGGTGGACTGGAACACCTCCGAACCGGTCTGGCAGATGAGCGGCCAGGCTTACGGGCGCTACGCCGGCCGGCGGGCCAAATCCGGAGGCGGGCCGCCCCGGCGCATCCTTGCCGACTTTTTAATTGGGGCCCACGCGCTGTCGCTGGGGGCCACCCTCGTGACGCTTGACGAGACGCACTACCGCACCGCCTATCCTGCACTCTCCCTGATCATCCCCTGA
- a CDS encoding AbrB/MazE/SpoVT family DNA-binding domain-containing protein codes for MRVIAKVTSKGQITVPREVRKLLGLKQGDGLVFEIKGNTVTLMPPAEDNPFDAFIGTLPLLPRDARTFWREMRDGDAQE; via the coding sequence ATGCGGGTCATTGCCAAAGTCACCAGCAAAGGACAGATCACGGTTCCCCGGGAAGTGCGCAAGCTGCTCGGCTTGAAGCAGGGCGACGGTCTGGTCTTTGAGATCAAGGGAAATACCGTCACCCTCATGCCGCCAGCAGAGGACAATCCCTTTGACGCCTTTATCGGCACGCTGCCGCTCCTGCCCAGGGACGCCAGAACGTTCTGGCGCGAGATGCGTGATGGAGATGCCCAGGAGTGA
- a CDS encoding DUF5615 family PIN-like protein, protein MPEGLYWLDAQLPPQLAPWLTQTFGVPAYSASHLGYRDAGDDEIFQAAREAGAVVVSKDSDFLDRVTRLGPCST, encoded by the coding sequence ATGCCGGAAGGTCTCTACTGGCTGGATGCGCAGCTCCCGCCGCAACTCGCGCCCTGGCTGACCCAGACGTTCGGTGTACCTGCTTACAGCGCGAGCCACCTGGGCTACCGGGATGCTGGCGACGACGAGATCTTCCAGGCCGCCCGAGAGGCAGGGGCCGTCGTCGTCTCCAAGGACAGCGACTTCCTCGACCGGGTGACGCGGCTGGGCCCCTGCTCTACGTGA